The DNA region AGACCAGGGTTCTTAaaagcatcaggatagtattaaGGAAAGACCCAGAAACTCCTTCAGATGGGAGGAGATTAAGGAGAGACCACAACTAAATGCCATGTGGGAAACTAAATTGGATCTtggaatagaaaaagaactttAGTGGGAAAATCAGGGGCATTCAAAATGGTCTATGATTTAACAGTATTGTACCAATGGTAATTTCCTAGTTCTAACAGTTGTACTATGATTATGTAAGACAGTAAGATTATGGGAATCTCGGTGAAAGTTATAAGGGCACAGCTaacatttttgcaaattttataCAAGCCTAAAATTACTTAACAAAAGGTCAAcaataaaagtataaagaaaaggggaaaagttAGGAGGTTTCTTAAAGTTAAGTTTAGCAGAGTCTCCTTGAGTTGTGTGGGTGTTGCTTTGAGGGTACAGGGGCACTAGTGCAATGGGTCTGTCATATTCAGGTGTTGGATTTCATGACTCTGGATACACCTGGAGACGCAGcctggggtggggacagagagGGCGGAGGATCATTCCCTCCGCAAAGGCTCCTCCCAAAGGGAGCAGAGCGAATGGGTCAGAGCACACATCTGCGTGTCTGCTGCTTTTCTGCTTAGGGGCACTGTCCTGCTGGGACTCTGCCTGGACCGGTCCTTCTCTGTTCGTGGTCAAGCATGGCACACTGCTTGGGgcctgtgctgctgctgctgctactaatACTGGGTGAGCACCTGCCTCCTCCCTTGGACCCTGAGCCCTGGCCTTCTGTCCTGCTTCTCAGAGGCAGTTATGAAGGGTGAGAGAAAGATTCCAGGAAAAGCTGGAATACACAAAGGGGAGCCATAGAAAAGCCTAGCAGTCTGCCCTGCTACGCATGCTATGTACACAATCTTTGGGCCTAGCTGAAACACCCACCTCCTAAGTCCCATCTTGGTACCTCTGCCCAGGTCCTTTCCTTTCGTattgcctcccctcccccagctgtcTTTCTGCCCCAGCCCAGTGCTCCGTTCCTAGTCTTGGAGATTCACACGGGCTCATTGCCCGGCATCTTCAGTGTCTCACTGCCTTTCATCTGCTGCAACCTCTAACTACCCCTTCTCCACACAAAGGAGGGGTGACTTTCTAGGGCTTGGTGTGGTATGAAGAATGGGGTCTGGTAAAGGTTTAAGGCACAGGATATCTTGAAGCTGAGGTGTGCTGTTTTGAGAGTGGAGAGGAGGCAAGGTTGCTCCCAGAAAGGTAAGCAAAGGAACAGGTGGTTATAAGACCTCAGGTGGCACTAGGTGCTGTTGTGCATGGCTCAGGCCTGGGCATGTACCCAGCAAAGCAGGAGAGCAGGCTGCTCTGGGCCTCTGGGCCTCTGGGTGGGCCCTCTCCCATCTGCCCCCTGCACTAGTGTACTTATTCCAAGCCTTCAGAGTCTGTCCTTCAAACCTGAAGCCACAGCAAGAATCACCATTATCCAAGCCATCCAATCCACAATCTAGGAAGAAAGAGGTAGCAAGTGCCAGAGAGTTGGCCTGCTCCCAGCCCTGAGTCAGCATGCCCCCTGCCCAGCAAGTCACACAAAGCAAGACAGATGAGGGGCCAGGTTAGGCCCTTTATTTTCAGACTGGGGAATGGTTTCAGCAAAGGGCTGGAAAAGGGGAAAGAGTCAGCTTGGTTTCAATGACTCAAGTCCTAGGATGGATCTGCGAAATCCTAACTTCAGGATTCCATGGCTTGCCTGGATTCACAGGTGATGGATGGCACATGTGAGCACAGCTTGCTCTCTGTCTACTCCATCTGTGTGATTCTACTGTGGCAGAAATCCTCTCTGCTTCAAGCAGGGTATCACCTGTTACCAGGTCATACCTTCATGGAAACCCCTGATGACAAGGTCCTGTAGCTTGCCATCAGGGACTTCTCTGAAATCACACCCGGCAGCCATGTCTAAGTGGTCTCTCCAATGGCCTGAGCCTTTTCAGGGAATCCTTTTGCCTGGCTggtggagaggctggggaagCCAGAGTCCATATTGGGCAGGATGAGTTAGACCCTCTGAGGGCACATCTGGAAGGACTAGGGAGGGATGACACCTTCTGCCACAGAGGACATGAGGAGGTGCAGTAGGTGGTTAGGAAAGAGGGAGAACtagaaaactatagaaccaaaGAGTCTCCATATGGGGAAAGAGTGGAAGAAGAGGAAAGGTCAGGCGCTCTATTGTGCCAAAAAGAAAGGATGAGCGGCCACTGTCCTCAGTGTCATTTCGGATAAGTCGCTATTAGCCAGGTCTTCAGGAAGCTTCACTGATTCCCCATTAGGGAGGGCCTGTGAGGGTGGGAAGCGTCGAGTGGATTCTTCTCTAGATAAGTGCTGCAGTTGTGGGTGCGAGGGTACCTGGGGAGTTAGGGGCCTTAGCTTCTGAGGAGGGTTCGGACCAGCCTCCAGGCATCCCATCTATCCCTAACTTGTTGCAAAGGCTCGCGCAGAACCTGCCGCTGCCCATTCCGTGAACGAGGTCCGGCCGGTACCAATCAGCCGCACTTTTGGTCCTCTCTCTGTCCCCGCTTGGGTCTTGAGCATCCCACAAATTCCGGGGATGTGGCGGGGTGAAAAGTGCACGTAGGGTGCACAGAGAACTGAAGCTTGCCCCCACCTCCACCAGGGTCTGCAAGCTCCGCTGGGGGGAACCGCTGCGTGGACGCTGCAGAGGCGTGTTCAGCCAACGCGCTGTGCCAGCGGCTGCGCACCAAGTACGTGGCTCAGTGTCTGGGTCAGGTCGCACACGGGAGCTGCCCCCGCTCCCGCTGCCACCGCGCCCTGCGCCGCTTCTTTTCCCTCGGTCCTCAGGCGCTCACCCACGCGCTGCTCTTCTGCCCATGTACGAGCCCCGCGTGCTCCGAGCGACGGCGCCAAACCTTCGTGCCCGCCTGCGCCTTCTCGGGGCCGGGCCATGAGCCGCCCTCCTGCCTTGCAGCCTTGGACGCTTGCGAGAAGAGCCTGGTCTGCAGGTGCGCGGGGCGGGGCTGACTTGGGCGGGTCTCCTGGGCTGAGCAGGGCGGATCCTCTTGCCAGCTCACCTCCCTCCCGCCCCACCCCGGGCAGGCCCCGCCTCCTGGCCTTTCAGGCCTCCTGCGCGTCGACCCCCAGCTCCCAAGACGGTTGCCTGCGGGACCAGGGCCCCCATTGCCTGCGCGCCTACGCGGGCCTGGTGGGTACGCATGGTTGGGATCCGGGCGTCGGCCGGGGCTCTCCAGAAGATGCCTCTGCCAGTATGGGCCGATGACCCCTCCTTTGGGATCCCCCAGGCACCGCGATCACCCCCAACTACGTGGACAACGCAAGCGCGCGGGTGGCTCCCTGGTGCGACTGCAGAGCCAGTGGAAACCGGCATGAGGAGTGCGAAGCCTTCCGGGGGCTCTTTACAAGGAACCGCTGCTTGGGTGAGGGGCCCTCGCAGGGGTGGCGCGAGAGCCCGGGTGACCGCCTGGCTGGCAGAGTCTCTCTTAGagggaaggaaactgaggcttcttGCGGCAGCCACTCAAGCACATTCCCTCCTCTGCTATCTGTCATCGTACTCCTTTGGGAAACGTGCCCCGCTGTCTCTGGAGACCAGGTCACAGAATCCTAGTAGTGTCAAGGCTGAGGTCCTTAAGGTCGGGAGGGGGCAAGAGTTAAgacaagttgctcagggcctgggATTGACCAAGGGGAGACTTCTACTTCCAGCACTTCTGATTCCTTTCTTATGTGCTACCTCCCTCCTCTGGTGAGCTCCTCTCATGGGGTCCTAATGTCTTAATGGTCTGAGAGTTATGGATCCTGAGTTTGAAACCTGACTCTGCCACTTTCTAGCTGAAAGTTTGTTAACTCCTGTAAGCCTTTTTatgttcatctgtaaaatgggggtataATTGTCACCTTCTATCGGGATGGAAGACTAGAGTAGTGAGTCACTCTGGGCACAGTCGTCCTTATTTTGTTATTCCTTAGCATGCACCTCCCATTTGTCCCAGAAGCCATTCCTTGAAGATGCCAGGGGAACTTGCTGTGCTTGGGGTTCCCAGTCAAGCTCACCCTGGACCCCTTCCTCCATAGATGGTGCCATACAATCCTTTGACAGCCAATGGCCCTCAATCCTGCAGGACCAGCTGGATTCCCACCACAACCCTGGGCAGCGCCTCCTACAGGTAGATGCAGTCAGTTCCTGCACTGCTGCTTTCTGAGATTCCCACCCAGACCTGCAGAGATGGAAGCCTGATTGGCCTGGGGATGGGGTGCAGGTAGAAAGCAGTACCAGCTCCTATCTCCAGTCCTCACTCTGCTCCAACTCCTAAGGTGTCCTCGGCTGACAGGCCCCTGGAAGGGAGCTCCTTGCAGTCCATACTCCCTGTTCTGGCTCTCCAGTCCTTGCTCTAAGACAGCAGACCTTGGACCACAAGGTGACTACACATTACTGCCTGGAGTTCAGGACCATGTCTCTGGTTTATTGCCCCCCTGAAAAGTGACTGGCTAGGCCTCCCACCTGCCCTTTGCCCATCTGGACACCTGTGTGCCCATGCCCTGGAGtgagggttggagactgggggcctGACAGCAAAAGCCCTGGTTTTCTATCAATAGTCATCTTGGTTGTAGGTCCCTTTCTTCACAGACCTTGAGACAACTGGATTCTCTCACTGGGGAGGCACAGGAGAGGGTCACCTTTGCAGAGGCCTCACTAGAATCCAAGATTACCATCTGGACTCCTGGAACTCTAAGAaactgtgtcagcctcccaagcagtaGCACCTAAGGAATGCATGGAAACAGACTCCCTCTAGCACTGCAGCCTTTGAGTGCACCCTCCCAGTTAGGCAAAAACTGCACCCCAGAACTAATGTTAGCAGAGTGATTCCTGTCCATGATATGCTGCTTGGTGGGCACCCCCTGGAGTGAAAGAATCCAGTCCCTATCCTGCCCCTGCATTGAACTAGCACTTGGTCATCCATTTTCCCCCATGGTTTCCCCAGCACTAGGAATAGTGCTGTGCTCAATAAACCCACATGCACTGAGACTGACGTTGTTTTCATGTTGTGTGGGTCCTCGGGAGCCTGGAGACCAGTTAGCTGTGGGGTGTGCCCCTCCTGTCCTATGTGACTTCAGATGTCCCCAGAACTTCTCTGGGCCCTATCAGTCTACCTACAGATGCTGAAATGAATTAACTCTCAGGCCCTATAGTCAGGGACTTTTTTGCTTTTGTCCCTTTTCTGCTAGttttcagataaagaaactaTATTTTCCAACTTCCCTCGCATCTGGGGTGGCCAGATGACACACTTAAACTAGTGTGACCCACAAATGCTACAAACAGTGTTAAATTGCAGtcctgggctgggcatggtgaggcatgcctgtaatcccagtgatttaggaggctgaggcaggaggattgcaaatttgaggccagctccggcaacttaataagacactgtctctaaataaatacataagtaaaaagacatggggatatagctcagtggaagaacgtctctgagttcaatccccagtatttggAAGAGAGGTGGGAATTCTATTAGTTCCatacccagcactgaaaaaaaaaatttgcattctGCAAAGGAGTTTGGGGAGGGCTGTGTACAACACAAGGGTTTGGGTACTAATCCTCTGcctgtttccttcttcctgggaAGCTTGGAGACTCCTGACGACAAAAGGGTTACCAGGCTGCCCCTTCAAGAATCCTTCTGAAAActccaaataaaaattgaatactGTATAGGAAAGCATAGGCATATACCTTCCAAAAGGATCCTTTTGCTGAAGTGGAGGCCGTTGGTGCCTTGCTCAGAGACCTCCTGGtctctgatgatgatgatggtgttgCTTACCCAACTCACAGCTGTCTCCTTCTCTAGAGAATCACTGCCCAGAACACCTGTTAGGTTATATGCTACTCCCGAGGCAGCTACAGTCCAGCACTGAGGCAGGGGTATAAGGGCCTGGCCTGCCTCAGGGTGGGACAATTCTGTCTGCTGAGACCTCCTCCTGGCTCagctcctgcccctgccctcctgcctccttcaTTTACAGGTTCCCCTAAGGACATTTGCTTCATTGTGTGAGAATCCTGGTCTTGGGCTCAGCTCTGGGAAAGCCTGACCTAAGATGCAGTAGTTAAGTACAGACCATACCAAAACTTAGGCCTAGGGCTGTCCAGGCCAGAacagcagctctgggaatgggTGTGCACATTGCAACTCAAACCAAACCCACAGGCTGCTTGCTGAGACTGTCATCCAGCTCTCAGCTTCAGCCAGGATGCTCCTGATTATAACATTAATTCAAAGTGGTTTGAGCATGTGCCTGAGCAACCCAGGCTTTATGCACAGCTGTCTCCAGGTTCAAATGATATTGCCTCGGTCAGTCTTCCTGGTGGCTTTCCTCTGCAGTCAGGCCCTCGCCAAGAGGTAGGTAGGATTCCAGTGTCCCAGGTTTACTAGCAGTCCCTACAGAGAAAAGTACCCTTTCCCCAGCATTCATGGGCTGTACCAGGCAGCACTTTGATGGACCAAGCATGAGTTGTGGGTTTCTTTCTATGGCCTGGAGAATGATATTAGCCTAGGGTCATCTTGATTTCTAAATAAACAGAAGGTGTTGGGCAGAGCAAAGCTGAGTTCAACCTGTTCTCCCCTCATAAAAAAGAGggagttgggtgcagtggtgcacagctataattgggaggctgaggctggaagactgcaagttctaggccagggttagcaatttagtgagaccctgtcacagaagtgaaaaataaaaagagctagggatataacacaatggtagagcatccctggattcaatggtcaattcccagtacagaacacacaaacaaaaaggagaagaggagggaattcTACCTTTCCACACACCTGCATGAGAATGGATGCCTATACCTGGATTGGGGAGACAGGGTGTGTTGGGGGATGGGATCGTGAAAGCATCACCCTGCTCTGTTCACTGCAATCACACGGTGGCCCAAATGAAGAATTAAACATCTGCTAATGATTTCCTTATGTGAAGGTGTGTGAAACCCTGCCCCATTTTCAACTTGGAGTAAAATGTAGACATTTTAAAAGAGTAGAAATGActccaaataaaagtaaaatactgTATAGGAAAGCATAGGCATATACCATTCAAACAATTGGGCAGATGAAGCGAATAGAACCTATTTGAAAATTGTAAAAGTGTTCCATGGCTGCCACCAGTCCCAAAGGTGCCCATGTCCTACTCCCCAAAACCTGAAAATGTCACCAGAGAGGCAAAAGAGTGTTTAACCTTATATGGCAAAAGATGTGATTAAGTTATGGATCTTGAGAGGAGGGTCTTATCCTGGACCAGCCTAGTAGGCACTACACGCTATTACACCTCTCCTAACAGCCATGCAGAGAGGGACTAGATACAGTCAGAGGAACAGGCAAGGTGAAGCCATGCAGAGGTCAGAGGGTTGCAGCCACAAGCCCATGAAtgtcaggagccaccagaacCTAGAGGCAAGGCATGGATTCTCCCCAGAGCCTCCAGAAGGAGCAAGTTCCTGCCAATACCTCAGTTTCAGATGTCTGACCTCCAGAATTGTTGAGAATAAATATCCATTGTTTTAAGTCATCAAAactgtggtaatttgttatagttgCCCTCAGGAAACCAGTAAAGTTGCCTAAACTTGTTAGAGTTTGGATTTTGTTACTTCTACCTAAAAAGGTTCTGGTTTGTGCACTGGTATTAAGTTTGGCTCAAAACCTCAAGGCTGATTCCAGCAGTAGCCCCCACCCCACATGTGAGCCACTATGTCCTGCCAGGCAGCTGTCACTGTCATGTACATACTGTCGGAGACTGAAGTCCTGACTAGGGACTATATCTGCACACCCACCCCCAGGAACTGGGTCTCTGTTACCTGTTGCCAATATTGATTCCCCAGCCAGCAGGTGACTGAAGCTGGGCCTGAGGCAGAAAGGCAGGTGCTGGAAGCTCTGTGGATTTGTTGGTGGAAACTTCATGCCTCATGAATGCCTTTCTGGCTTGAAGCCCAGCACCTAAGTGCACAGTTGACGTGGAAACCCCTCACTGCCACTCCTCCCCAGGGAAGTCAGGCCAGGTCAAGCTCACAGAACCAGCTCATTTTTTGCAGGAAGCGTGAACACTGGCCAATGAAATTTCCAGAAGACCAGGTCAGAGCCCATGCAGGACTTCCTGAGTGGTCCCTCATGTAGACAGCAGCTTGCCATAAAACTTGGCATGCCCATAAATGTGGCAGGGACAGGGCCCAACTTTACTGGCCTGCAAAGGTCTGCAATGAAGGAGGTCTTGTGTGACTGTTCTGCCAGAGACATGTCAGCCCACACCCAAGTGAAACTCCAAACAAAGGCAgaagatacagagagaaaaattaggATGAgtatccacataaaaatataaaacacacaaATTCAAGGGACTGGAGATAAGGACAGGAATTAAGCAAAGAGCAGGAAAGGCTTACAAATGGCCCTGCAGCACAGCCAAGTCAGCACActtaagtcactgggatcatcCCTTTTCTTGTGTCGGGgacaaagggaagaaggaaatctTACCAGGCATGTTACATAGCTCCTACTATACGGCTATGAGGTATGTGTTCAGATGTGACCTGTGCATCTGTGTGGGGATGTGGAGTCAAGATGCCATTGCTATTCTATTTTCCAAGAATGATGATCAGCTCTTGGTAAAGCctttaagaaaacaaacttcAATATTCTCTTGATTTACAAGTAGTTTAGTTGTATTTCTCAAAAACTGCAGATTAAACCAGCCCTCaaatactttgtgtataataGGTGTATTTATCTGTttctaaaataattagaaatagattttttttcatcttcacaAATAGCCAGCAAGACATTTGAAAGTTGGGCAAGAGGTGGGTGGATCAATTCCTTGTTACATGGGAGAGTCTCACACCCATCATGGCCTGCCCACTAAATTACACTGGTACTTTCCTTGTCAGCAAGTCAAAACCACCACCTATATCTAAAAAGTCCCCTAGGGGCAGCTGCCTGGTGAGTACCTGGACCCACCAGGCATGCTGCCACTCAAGGCCCCTGCACCTGCTGCTCCCTGTTTGGAATGTTCTTCTATCAAACATCTGTACTCCCACTTCCTCCATTCAGCTCTCTGCTCAGCTGTCACTTTTTCTAAATGGCCCTCCTCAGCCACACTATATTAAGTAGTAATCCCCCCAGCACTTTCTATACCAACCCTCCTTTTACCTCTCTTCACAGAacttatcattttactttttttttttttttttttgcgtgggtaagggtactggggattgaactcagtggcactcgaccactgagcctccAGCcctgttatgtattttatttagagtcagggcctcactgagttgcttagtgccttacttttgctgaggacagctttgaactcaagatcctcctgcttcagcttcttgaGCTGGTTTCATTTGACATTTTGTTTATTATCATCTGCCCCACTAGAATCTAAACTCTTCAAGGACAGGGAGTTTGTCCATTTTGTTCAGTGCAAAATATCTGGCCCTTTGTGCtcagtataaaaaaaattcaatgatttgATGAATAAATCTAGaggaataattaattaaaatgggtagggaaaaaaagataactgaTTCCACTACTTTTAGTTGATAGTGCCATTCCACAAAGTCTTGAGGActccttccatcttccacatGAGCCCTTGATATTGATAATGAAACAGAGATATTCTGAAGAGCCCTGACAAGGAAGTGAACACATCATTGGCATAGACTTGTCACCTGGCTCCACCCAGATGCCAGGGGCCTGGGCAGCACAAGTGAAACTGGGGtcacaagaagaggaaatggggTGGTAGCATCTAGCCAGTCTCTGGTGCAGTTGGCTATTCTGTCATCAAAACCCATTATTGTTCCTGCCTCACATGAACACAGGCACCCCTCCTAGGGGGACAAGGTCCCATCCCATCCAGACCTAAAGGTGATGCAGTCTCTCTCATCATCTTACAACTTATCCATTTCACCTCCCAATAGGTAGGACTGAGGAGGCAGGGCACCCTCATAAACTACCTCAGGCAGGAAGGAGGGTGGCTGACAGAGCAATCACTGGTCTGCAGCACCTTTCAGATCCTTCTGGATCCTGCCCTTGGGTGGGGGTAAGTCCTTGCTCAGGCCCAGTTCTGCTCTCTGGGCCACATTTAGGATGACATTGAGTTGTAAGCTCTCCCTGTACCCAACTTTCACAATTGTCTTCCTATCTTAACAGTGATTTTAAGATTTCCTCAATAGTCACagggctttgtttttgttttaaagattataCTAATGGTTTCTTAAACTTACTAGAtgtgggggttttgttttttgtttttttttcagtgctgggaataaaacccagggcctcaggcatgcaaggca from Ictidomys tridecemlineatus isolate mIctTri1 chromosome 5, mIctTri1.hap1, whole genome shotgun sequence includes:
- the Gfra4 gene encoding GDNF family receptor alpha-4 — encoded protein: MAHCLGPVLLLLLLILGEHLPPPLDPEPWPSVLLLRGSYEGLPPPPPGSASSAGGNRCVDAAEACSANALCQRLRTKYVAQCLGQVAHGSCPRSRCHRALRRFFSLGPQALTHALLFCPCTSPACSERRRQTFVPACAFSGPGHEPPSCLAALDACEKSLVCRPRLLAFQASCASTPSSQDGCLRDQGPHCLRAYAGLVGTAITPNYVDNASARVAPWCDCRASGNRHEECEAFRGLFTRNRCLDGAIQSFDSQWPSILQDQLDSHHNPGQRLLQVSSADRPLEGSSLQSILPVLALQSLL